In Zingiber officinale cultivar Zhangliang chromosome 8B, Zo_v1.1, whole genome shotgun sequence, a single genomic region encodes these proteins:
- the LOC122017827 gene encoding zinc finger CCCH domain-containing protein 2-like, giving the protein MMRHGILPHSPTVQIPSWLPFDDPRATVPGCDGNFDETAGAALRREAEAEEEEEEEEGHAVAMLSSGDVIYASDDFRMYEFKVRRCGRGRNHDWTECPFAHPGEKARRRDPRVHRYSGVGCPAFRKGAGGCERGDSCEFAHGVFECWLHPDRYRTQPCKDGPACRRRVCFFAHTPEQLRVPPSPKQRSSPSFSKSSPTSILSTYPLMSSPRESPPISPNKEELHRMWWQSGAPVNAIVASMGQLQLSGRKSTARSCNFHGGFASPRANDLSCFGNAGFNSSPSTLAAAATGWTSNDEAAAERVESGRALRAKMLERLSKDGVGSEKAEATPDVDWISDLLK; this is encoded by the coding sequence ATGATGAGACATGGCATCCTTCCTCACAGTCCGACGGTTCAAATCCCTTCTTGGCTCCCCTTCGACGATCCTAGGGCCACCGTTCCCGGCTGTGATGGGAACTTCGATGAGACCGCGGGCGCTGCGTTGCGAagggaggcggaggcggaggaggaggaggaggaggaggagggccaCGCGGTAGCGATGCTGTCTTCGGGGGACGTGATCTACGCGTCGGACGATTTCCGGATGTACGAATTCAAGGTGCGGCGGTGTGGCCGCGGGCGCAACCACGACTGGACCGAGTGCCCCTTCGCGCACCCCGGGGAGAAGGCGCGCCGCCGCGACCCCCGGGTGCACCGCTACTCCGGCGTCGGGTGCCCGGCATTCCGTAAGGGTGCCGGCGGGTGTGAGCGAGGCGACTCCTGCGAGTTCGCCCACGGGGTGTTCGAGTGCTGGCTCCATCCGGATCGTTATCGGACCCAACCCTGCAAGGACGGTCCCGCTTGCCGCCGCCGCGTATGCTTCTTCGCCCACACGCCGGAGCAGCTCCGCGTGCCTCCGTCACCGAAGCAGAGGAGCTCGCCCTCTTTTTCAAAGTCGTCACCGACGTCTATTCTGAGTACTTATCCGCTGATGTCCTCGCCGAGGGAGTCGCCGCCAATTTCGCCGAACAAAGAGGAGTTGCATAGGATGTGGTGGCAATCAGGCGCGCCGGTGAACGCGATCGTGGCGTCGATGGGGCAGTTGCAGCTCAGTGGGAGGAAGTCGACAGCGAGATCTTGTAATTTTCACGGTGGGTTTGCCTCGCCACGGGCGAACGATCTTTCCTGCTTCGGTAATGCTGGCTTTAACAGCTCGCCTTCCACTCTGGCTGCTGCCGCGACTGGGTGGACGTCGAACGATGAAGCGGCGGCGGAGAGGGTGGAGTCCGGTAGGGCGCTGAGAGCAAAGATGTTGGAGAGGCTGAGCAAAGATGGAGTAGGTTCTGAGAAGGCGGAGGCTACGCCGGACGTTGATTGGATCTCCGATCTGTTGAAGTAA